The sequence GACTCTTTTTCTATTTTTTCTATATAAGATCATTATTCATTTGTGGGAAAAAAGAAATACGTAGAGCACCATGATCAATATATCTATTGTAAGACTGTTTAAGGTAGGAATTAAGGAGAGGGGTAATGTTTATGTTAGAAGTGAACAATCTTGTGAAAAATTATGGAAAAAAGGAAGCGGTTAAGAATATTAGTCTTAAGATAAAACCAGGAGAGATATATGGTTTTCTAGGACATAATGGCGCAGGTAAGACAACAACAATAAAAGCATGTACTGGACTTGTAAAACCAACCTCGGGAGTTGTCAAAATATGTGGTTATGATATTGTGAGTCAGCCACTAGAAGCCAAGAAGAACTTTGGCTATGTCCCTGAAAATCCATATCTATATAATAAACTCACAGGTATGGAATTTCTAAATGTGGTATCAGATGTTTATATGAAAAGAAAAAATAATGATACAGTAAGAAAGATTAATTCATTACTAGAAGAGCTTCAGTTGACCAATGATGCTGATAAGCTCATCGGAACATATTCACATGGTATGCGTAGGAAAATTACTATTTGCGCTGCACTTTTGCACAATCCTTCAGTTGTTTTTCTTGATGAACCTACAACTGGTCTCGATGCTTCAAGCGCAAGAGCTGCCAAAGATTTGTTTAGAAAGTACGCTGATGAAGGCTCAGCAGTTTTGTTCACAACTCATGTACTAGAAATTGCTGAAAAAATATGTGACAGGATAGGTATAATATATCAGGGAGAATTGTTGGCAGAAGGTTCATTTGAGGAACTAAAAAGAAAGTACAAAGCCTATGGTTCAACTCTTGAAGACATTTTTTTGGGTATAACTGATATTAAGAAGGAGGGTTAAGGTAACATGAATTATATCAAGTGGTATATACAATTGCTTTTTCTAGTCTTGAAAAATAGTTTGTGGAAAGATACAAAAGCAATTATGAAGGCATTATCAACGGCAGCAGCAATCATAATTGGACAGATAGTATTAACTAATATACTTTATAGAAATGTCTTTGCTAACATAGACACTTTGGATGAGATGGTTAAAGGATTGCTAAATGTATTCTTTTTTGTTGCTGTTATCTGGATTTACCTTACCTCTTTCGTTCAGAGCATTAGTACCTTTATGCAAAAATTTTATAAATCACCTGATATGAATTATTTAATTTCAATTCCTCTTCCATTGAACTATGTCTTTTTGTTTAAGTTTTTTGAACACATAATAAGTAGTACTAAATCTATGCTTTTTTTGTTTTTCCCTTTTCTTGCGGCATTAGGAATATGGGTAAATGCACCATTGATTTATTACATTTCAATAATACCGTTATTTACTGTTATCTCGATTATACCTTGTGCCATGGGTGTTATGGTTGCCATGATAGGATTAAGATTAGTTCCAGCAAAAACATTTAACATAGTAACACCGATTTTTACTTTTAGTATAAATGTAACTTTCGCAGTGCTTTTTACTCGAGTACAAGATATATCTACTACTTATATTGTAAGGTTAATAGAATTTCTGGAAAAACCATGGATATCTGATATAATTCCAGTGACAGGGGGTATAAAACTTTTTTATTCTGCGGTTATTGGAGAGTGGTCTTCATATGCTACACTGTTTTTATTGATTACATCTTTACTATTTGTATACATTGCATTTATTAGCTCAAGAAAGCTATTTTTCGAGGGGTGGGCAAAAAACCAGCATATTGAATCCCAAATTAAGAAGAGAGAGGCTGAATCTGATAACTACAAAGATTCCAGCAGTAATGAAATAATCCAGTGGGTAAAAGCTGAATGGAAGATGGCACTTAGAAATTATGAAATGCTTGTGGGTTCAGCTTTTATGCTTTTTTTCTATTTGCTCGCTGTGTTTACTTTTATATATGGTGGTCTATTTTCGAACAATCCCTTGATAGGCGTGTCTTTACTAATAACTATCGCATCAATATTTAACATTATTGCTGTTTCAATACTCTTTATACCCGCTGACATAACGAAGGATAAAAATCTTTGGAAAAACCGTTACTGGCTTCTCAAGATTATGCCATTAGAAGGGAAAAAAGTATTTAATATACAGTGTAATATGTTTTTTATTCCCGGTTACATCATAAGCCTCGGGGGTATTATTGCTTATTCAGCAGTAAATGGTCTTAGTATGCATTTGATATTACTATCAATTTTGAGTATGTTTTTTATACTTTATGGAAGTTCAGCAATATATACTTCATCTGAACTATTATCATTAAGTGACTTTTTCGAAAATAATACTTTCTTAGGGAATCTTATCACTATAATATTTCCTGTGCTTTATGGTTTTGCATCTGCTGGAGGTATAACATTGCTTCTGGCTAAAGATTTTGTGTCTGGGATTCCAATAATATCCAATATTAGTGCTATCTTAAATTCTACTATTGTGAGTATTTTTTCAGGTGCCACAGTAGCCACAACATTTTTGATTTCAAGATTGCTTTTTATAAGGGTGTGGAAGAAGTTAGAAATCTAAAAAAATTGTTCACTTGTTTCCTTCTGTCTATGTACAATAATAATGAAAATGTGTTAAGAACTATGGAAGGTATTAAAATCATTATCTCAAAGGGGTATAGGTTAGTTACATTTAATGAGTCGAAGAACATGGAGTTTAGCTTAGTAAAACCCATAAGTACTTTTAAAAGTACATATGGGTTTTATTACATTATTTATAGTATCTTGCCTGCTCAGTCCAAAGTCTATGATACAGTCCTTCAGGGGCCTCCATCAGATTTTCGTGGCTACCTTTTTGACTATCTCCCCCTTGTCAAATACTAAGATATTATCACAGAATCTGCAACTGGACATTCAATGGGATATATATATTGAGGTTTTGTAGATACCATGTGATCAAATCGTTCATAGACCTCGTACTTTAATACATAATTAACAATATTAAATTTTACAAATTGTTTGACTGTAATAAAAATATGTAGTATTATGGTTTTTGCGTGCAAGCGGTTGCGTTGACCAGTGGGAAAGTATTTTATTAGGATGGTTTTGATGCTGAAATGTTTAAAACGTAGATGATTTTGTGGCGTATTTTAAGTAAAAATTACAACGTAAATTGACTGCAGAATATTGAAAGTTTGTGAGGGAGAGTGCCTTGCCTTGGGAAAACAATTTGAAAAAAAAGAAATGCTGAAGTTGTATTTATGGACTTTAAGTTATTTTAAACCATTTATGTTGCTGACATTCGTATATGTTCTATGCGGAGGTGCAATGATTTTCGGGGAAGTGCTGATCCCGCGGCGTATGGGATATCTGATTGATCATGTTCTTCCAATGAAAAGTACGAACATCCTAATCAATCAAATTTTCATTTTAGGTGGGATTGTTTTATTGATTTTGCTTGCAAAAGGGAGTTTTTATTTTTTAGAGCAGATCATATCTAATAAAATCATTAAGAATCAACAAACAGACTTAATGCTAAAGCTTCAAAAACTAGGCTTTTCGTATTATGAGAAAGTGCCCACAGGGCAAATTCTGTCTTTATTTGAGAATGCCGTAAGAGAGACACAACAAACCTATACGTTTCTGTTTCCACAATTTATTTATTGTTTAGCTCAATTTGCTGTGCCGTCGATTATTTTGATCATAGAGGAACCAATATTTTTTGTTGCTGCAATGATTGGAAATATTATTTATGTATTTCTCAATCAAAGGGCAAATAAGAAAATCCATCACTATTTAGGAGTGGAAACAAAAGCGGCACATGTATCTCAGCAGTCGTTATATGATGCAATTGTAGCTACAAATGAACTAAAGGCCATGGGGAGCAAAGAATGGTTTATAAAAAAGACAATAGAAGATTTCAATCAATTTAGGATACCTAGAATGTGGTCGACATTTTGGAGACATTTTCGATTTACAACCGTCGGATTGACATTGACAATTTCTATTGTGCTGTTTTATTTATTTGGATTGGACTTGGTGAAAAATGGTGAACTTTTACTTGGTGAATTCATTGGATACGGTTTCCTTATGGGGCTTGTTTCACGGGGATTTTCGGTGTTCTTTTATATTATTCCTGCTCAGTATCATGCATTAAACTATGCAAAGCAGCTCTATGAATTCATGAATTTAGAACCTGATGTTTCAGAAGATAAGAACAGTTTAGATGCTCAACTTGATTCCTTTGATGTTGAGTTCAAGAATGTCTCATTCTCTTATAAAAGGGATCAGCCAATTCTCAATAATATATCTTTTAAGATTACGTCAGGAAAAAAGACTGCAATTGTAGGGGAAAGTGGTAGTGGAAAATCGACACTATTAAAATTGATAGGAAGATTCTACGATGTTACAGAAGGTGAAATTGCAGTTGGAGGACATGATATTAAACAATTGAAGCTGAAGAATCTAAGACAAAATTTTGGCTATGTTTTTCAAGATACATATCTGTTTCACTTATCCATAAAGGACAATATTAAGTTTGGAAAGCCAGATGCATCGGATGATGAAGTGATGCAGGCTGCAAAACGTGCAAATGCCCATCAGTTTATCATGGAAACCGAATGTGGATATGATACAGTGGTTGGGGAACGGGGTATCCGATTGTCTGGAGGTCAAAAACAACGTATTTCAATTGCACGAATGTTGTTAAAGGAACCTCAGATTATTTTACTAGATGAAGCGACATCTGCACTGGACAATGTTACTGAAGCGGCTATAAAACAATCGTTAAATGAATTGTCCGAAGGTAGGACTTTGATTACAGTTGCCCATAGGCTTTCTACAATTATGGAATACGATTCAATCATAGTTCTGGAAGCAGGCGAAATTGTTGAACAGGGCACTTATCAAAGCTTGATAGATAACCAAGGGGTATTTTATAGATTAGCAATGAGAGGTGTTGAAAATGAGATCTAGTATGTCATTTATACTTAAATATATCAATAAGAAACCATGGTTTCTATTAGGATATGCTACTCTTTTTTTGGAAAGTTTAACACCGATTATAGCTATTTTGCTTCAACGAGATTTAATAGATAGAGTATTTATTGATAGACAATACCAGGAATTTTCTATGCTAATTTTACTTTATTCGATTTTCTTTTTT comes from Alkalicella caledoniensis and encodes:
- a CDS encoding ABC transporter ATP-binding protein; protein product: MLEVNNLVKNYGKKEAVKNISLKIKPGEIYGFLGHNGAGKTTTIKACTGLVKPTSGVVKICGYDIVSQPLEAKKNFGYVPENPYLYNKLTGMEFLNVVSDVYMKRKNNDTVRKINSLLEELQLTNDADKLIGTYSHGMRRKITICAALLHNPSVVFLDEPTTGLDASSARAAKDLFRKYADEGSAVLFTTHVLEIAEKICDRIGIIYQGELLAEGSFEELKRKYKAYGSTLEDIFLGITDIKKEG
- a CDS encoding putative ABC transporter permease subunit, whose product is MNYIKWYIQLLFLVLKNSLWKDTKAIMKALSTAAAIIIGQIVLTNILYRNVFANIDTLDEMVKGLLNVFFFVAVIWIYLTSFVQSISTFMQKFYKSPDMNYLISIPLPLNYVFLFKFFEHIISSTKSMLFLFFPFLAALGIWVNAPLIYYISIIPLFTVISIIPCAMGVMVAMIGLRLVPAKTFNIVTPIFTFSINVTFAVLFTRVQDISTTYIVRLIEFLEKPWISDIIPVTGGIKLFYSAVIGEWSSYATLFLLITSLLFVYIAFISSRKLFFEGWAKNQHIESQIKKREAESDNYKDSSSNEIIQWVKAEWKMALRNYEMLVGSAFMLFFYLLAVFTFIYGGLFSNNPLIGVSLLITIASIFNIIAVSILFIPADITKDKNLWKNRYWLLKIMPLEGKKVFNIQCNMFFIPGYIISLGGIIAYSAVNGLSMHLILLSILSMFFILYGSSAIYTSSELLSLSDFFENNTFLGNLITIIFPVLYGFASAGGITLLLAKDFVSGIPIISNISAILNSTIVSIFSGATVATTFLISRLLFIRVWKKLEI
- a CDS encoding ABC transporter ATP-binding protein is translated as MLKLYLWTLSYFKPFMLLTFVYVLCGGAMIFGEVLIPRRMGYLIDHVLPMKSTNILINQIFILGGIVLLILLAKGSFYFLEQIISNKIIKNQQTDLMLKLQKLGFSYYEKVPTGQILSLFENAVRETQQTYTFLFPQFIYCLAQFAVPSIILIIEEPIFFVAAMIGNIIYVFLNQRANKKIHHYLGVETKAAHVSQQSLYDAIVATNELKAMGSKEWFIKKTIEDFNQFRIPRMWSTFWRHFRFTTVGLTLTISIVLFYLFGLDLVKNGELLLGEFIGYGFLMGLVSRGFSVFFYIIPAQYHALNYAKQLYEFMNLEPDVSEDKNSLDAQLDSFDVEFKNVSFSYKRDQPILNNISFKITSGKKTAIVGESGSGKSTLLKLIGRFYDVTEGEIAVGGHDIKQLKLKNLRQNFGYVFQDTYLFHLSIKDNIKFGKPDASDDEVMQAAKRANAHQFIMETECGYDTVVGERGIRLSGGQKQRISIARMLLKEPQIILLDEATSALDNVTEAAIKQSLNELSEGRTLITVAHRLSTIMEYDSIIVLEAGEIVEQGTYQSLIDNQGVFYRLAMRGVENEI